A stretch of the Streptomyces ortus genome encodes the following:
- a CDS encoding aromatase/cyclase, with protein sequence MSQEGLREVEHDITIDAPADAVYRLIAEVENWPRIFPPTIYVDHVERGEGQERIRIWATANGEAKNWTSRRTLDPRALRITFRQEVSTPPVAAMGGTWIIEPLSDSSSRVRLLHDYRAVDDDPEGLKWIDEAVDRNSRSELAALKSNVELAHASAELTFSFEDTVRIAGSAKDAYDFINEADLWVERLPHVASVRFSEDTPGLQILEMDTRAKDGSTHTTKSYRVAFPHQRIAYKQVTLPALMTLHTGIWTFTEDDGGVLATSQHTVVLNTASIARILGAEATVADAREYVRSALSTNSRATLGHARDHAERRR encoded by the coding sequence ATGTCGCAGGAGGGCCTCCGCGAGGTCGAGCACGACATCACGATCGACGCCCCGGCGGACGCCGTCTACCGGCTGATCGCCGAGGTGGAGAACTGGCCGCGGATCTTCCCGCCGACGATCTACGTCGACCACGTGGAGCGCGGCGAGGGCCAGGAGCGCATCCGGATCTGGGCCACCGCCAACGGCGAGGCGAAGAACTGGACCTCGCGCCGCACCCTGGATCCGCGGGCGCTGCGCATCACCTTCCGCCAGGAGGTCTCCACGCCGCCGGTCGCGGCGATGGGCGGCACCTGGATCATCGAGCCGCTGTCGGACTCCTCCTCGCGGGTGCGGCTGCTGCACGACTACCGGGCGGTGGACGACGACCCCGAGGGTCTGAAGTGGATCGACGAGGCCGTCGACCGCAACTCCCGCTCCGAGCTGGCCGCGCTGAAGTCGAACGTCGAACTCGCCCACGCCTCAGCCGAGTTGACGTTCTCCTTCGAGGACACCGTACGGATCGCCGGCTCCGCGAAGGACGCGTACGACTTCATCAACGAGGCGGACCTGTGGGTGGAGCGGCTGCCGCACGTGGCGTCCGTGCGCTTCTCCGAGGACACCCCGGGGCTGCAAATCCTGGAGATGGACACCCGCGCCAAGGACGGTTCGACGCACACCACCAAGTCGTACCGGGTGGCCTTCCCGCACCAGCGGATCGCCTACAAGCAGGTCACGCTGCCCGCCCTGATGACTCTGCACACCGGGATCTGGACCTTCACCGAGGACGACGGCGGTGTCCTGGCCACCTCGCAGCACACGGTGGTGCTCAACACCGCCAGCATCGCCAGGATCCTCGGCGCCGAGGCCACCGTCGCGGACGCCCGGGAGTACGTGCGCTCGGCGCTGAGCACCAACAGCCGGGCGACCCTGGGCCACGCCAGGGACCACGCGGAGCGGCGGCGCTGA